AGCGAACCCTGAAGGACGTGATGGACGACTTCATCGTCGCGAGCAACACGGCCGACCTCGTCGACGCAGACGTGCTCGAACTGCGCACGACGGAGTCCCCGCCCGGGAACTCGCTGGCGCTGACGGCCGACGCCGTCGTCGCGCTGGTCGACGCCGGCAGCCAGGTCGGCGGCCTCGTCTCCGACGACGACGGGTTCGTCGAGTCGGCCAGCGACGCCTACCAGAGCCGCTGGGAGAGCGCCGACGAGTACAACCTCCGCACGCCGCCGATCACGCGCGTCCGCGAGACGCTCTCCGAGGAGATCAGCCCCGAAGCCGAGGACGACTTCAGTAATATCCTCGACTCGCTGGAGACGGCTCGCGGCGACGGCGACGGCCTCGACGAGGTGACGATCAGCCTGCTGGTCGCCGCCAAGAACGAGGCGCTGCTGTACGACATCAGCAAGTGGGGCGAGGACGTCGGCATCGCCAGCAAGGCTACCTTCTCCCGAACGAAGACCAAGCTCGAGGACATGGGCCTGATCGACACCGAGAAGGTGCCGATCGACGTCGGCCGCCCGCGCCTGCGTCTGAAGCTCGGCGACGATCGCCTGACCGACGCCGACAACGGCCAGCTCGCGACGACGGCGCAGTCGATCCTCAACTAAGCCGGTCTGCGGTTCGATTCTTCTGCCGTTCCGACCGCGAGCGTAGCGTTCGACCATCGCGCGTTCGGCCGGCGCGTCCGCGGCCGACGATCCAATGTCGCGACGATTCCGACCCTTTTACCGGCGTACCGACGGAGACACTGGCATGGACGTTGCTATCGTAGGATCCGGACCCGCCGTCGACGCCGTGGAGGCCGCGCTCGGCGACGTGGACGTGCGAGCGCGGTCGGCGTCGGCCGGCGAGATCGGGGCGGCCGACGTCGCGGTGGTCTGTGACCTCGCGGGCGCCGAAACGTTCGAGCGCGCGAACGAGGCCGCTCTCGCTGGCGGGACGCCGTGGCTCTCGATCGAGGTCGGCGGCGTCGGCGGGCGCGGCGTCGACGAGCTGGACGCCGCGGTCGCGGGGTACGCGCCCTCGACGGGCTGTCACGACTGCCTGCGTGCGCGCGTCGCCGCCAACGCCGAGGACGAGCCGGTCGAACCGAGCGCCGACCGCAGCGCGGTGCGGATGGCCGGCGCGGTCGCGGGCCGGGAGCTGGTCGCCCTGCTCTCCGGCGAGGAGTCGTCGCTGCTCGGCGGCGTCGTCGAGGTGCCCCACAGCCGGCGCGAGTTTCTGCCGGTGCCCGACTGCGAGTGCGCCGAGACGTCCCCCGACCGCACGCTCGACCGGGACTACGAGTCGCTGCCCGTCGAGGACGCGCTCACGCGGGCCGAACGCGCGCTCGACGAGCGCGTCGGGATCGTCCGGTCGATCGGCGAGATCGAGTCGTTCCCGGCGCCGTACTACCTCGCGCAGCTCGCCGCGACCGACGGGTTCAGCGACGCGAGCGCACCCGCCCAGGCCGCCGGCGTCGACGACGACTGGAACCCGGCGTTCATGAAGGCGCTCGGCGAGGCCCTGGAGCGCTACGGCGCGGCCGTCTATCGGACCGACGACTTCGAGAACGCTCCGCCGGGCGATCTCGACGACGCCGTCCCGCCCGCGGCGTTCGTCCTGCCCGATGGCGCCGACGCCGATTCCGCCGGCTCGTTCCCCTGGATCGAGGGCGAGGAGCTGGCGACCGGCGACGCGGCGAAACTGCCCGCCGAGAAGGCCGTCTTCCCGCCGCCGGAGCGCCGGTTCGGGCCGTCGATCACGACCGGACTCGGGCTCGGCGCCTCGACGGTCCAGGCGCTGCTCTCGGGGCTGTACGAGGTGATCGAGCGCGACGCGACGATGCTGGCGTGGTACTCGACGTTCGAGCCGCTGGAACTCTCGGTCGAGGACGAGGGGTTCGACGCGCTCGCTCGCCGCGCCGCCGGCGAGGGCCTCTCGGTGACGCCGCTGCTGGTCACGCAGGACGTCGACGTTCCGGTCGTCGCGGTCGCGGTCCACCGCGAGGGGGAGTGGCCCCGCTTCGCGGTCGGCTCGGACGCCGACCTCGATCCGGTCGCGGCGGCGCGGGGCGCCCTCGCCGAGGCGCTCCAGAACTGGATGGAGCTGCGTTCGATGGGGGCCGACGAGGCGGCCGACCAGAGCGGCGCGATCGGCGCGTACGCCGAGTTCCCCGCGGAGGCCGAAGCGTTCCTCGACGCCGGCGGCCCGGTACCCGCGGACTCGGTCGGCCCCGACGACCCGCCGACGGGGACCGCCGAGCTCGACGCCGTCGTCGAGCGGGCGAGCGACGCCGGCCTGACGCCGTACGGCGTCCGACTGACGCCGCGCGATCTAGACCGGATCGGCTTCGAGGTCGTCCGCGCGCTCGCGCCCTCGGCCCAGCCGCTGTTCACCGGTGATCCCGTCTTCGGCGAGCGAGCGCGCTCGGTGCCCGACGATCTCGGGTTCGAGCCGCGACTCGATCGGCGGATGCATCCGTATCCCTGACTCGGGCCCGACTCGGGGGCTTCGGACCCGATCGCGCTATAGTTTTAAGAGACCGTCTACCGTACAATTACGTGGTGTGCCAATTATACGCATGAATGGGATCATCGAGGGGGAGGGTCGACCGTGACGACCGAGTTCGAGCTCCCCTGCGCGACCTGCGGGGGCGACCTGACACAGCGGACGATCGCCGGCGACGCGCTCGACGTCGACGTCGCCGAGACCGTTCCGGTCGCCGAGTGCGTCGACTGCGGGGGCCGGTACTTTCCGGAACGGACGCTGAACAGAGTCAGTTGAACACGAAATCGAGCGGCGGTTCGCCGCTCAGATACCCAGCGTCGCGCGGAGGAAGTCCCGCGACCCGGGGCCGAGTCCGACCGCCAGCACGGTCACCAGCAACAGCAGCGAGTAGCCGGGGCTCTCCTCGAAGATCCGCTCGTCGAACACCCAGACGACGAAGACGGCGGCGCCGAGCTTGACGAAGATGAAGGGCCACGTTCCGCCGATCGTTTCCGTCATCCACGCCGGCTGTATCTGCGGCGTGACGTTGTGAATGAACCCGTTGACGACGTGTTTCGGGGCGTACGCGGGGAGTCCCAGTTCCGGCCCGAAGTCGAGGCTGAGCACGTTGGCGATGCCGTCGACCAGGTGGCCCCAGATGATCACCAGCCCCATGTAGCCGGTGCCGCGGTTAACGTGGGGCGCGAACCGCTCGATCGCCAGCCACGTCGCGCCGGCCAAAAGCGTCGCGCCGCCGAGCGTGACCAGCGGAACGACGGCGTTGAACTCGACGACGTCGGCGACCTGTATCGCGTACGCCAGCCACGCCAGCGTGATCGAGAGCGCGGCGGTCCCGGCCGCCGCGAGCGGGACCTGGAAGCGCTCGACGACGTCGCGGTGTGCCAGCGCGATGCTGCCGAGCACGCTCACGAGCGTCACGAGGAACACGGTGAAGTAGATGAAGGGGCTGATGAACAGCGCGCTGAGCGGGAACGAGATCGCCACCGGCGACCCGGGATCGACGGCGACCGAGACGTCCTCGACGACCCGGAGCGCTCCGCCGAAGAAGACGAACGGAACCAGCGCGTAGAACGTCGCCGGGGAGTAGTCGAAGTCCAGCCGCCGGATCAGGAAGTAGACGCCGACGAGCATGAACACCAGCACCAGCGCGTACGTGACGGTCGAGACGGTCGTGTACCCCGGCGTCGCCGCGTAGCCGGCCGCCTCCTGGCACTGGGCGACCGAGTCGTAGAACGTCGTCTCGCCGTTGTGACGCACGGCGCACGCCTCGCCCCGGGTGCCGTCCGCGACCACGGGACCCCAGTAGTAGCGCCAGAGGAAGCCGTCGTAGACGCGGCCCGGGAAGAGGGCGGAGCCGAGCACGAAAAGAGAGGTGATCGCCCCGGCGACCGCGACCCACGCCCGGGCGGGATCGATCCGATCTGACAGCTCGTCCATACAGGAGTGCCCGTATGCGCGGGGTTTCAGCGTTCCGGTCTCGGGTACGCGACGCGCACGAGCCGGCGCCGACCGAATCGAGGACGTCGGAGCGACTCAGTCGTCCGCGCCGACGGCCTCGACCAGCCGCTCGTGAGCGCGGCCGTTCGATGCGATCAGTCCGTCGCTGTCGACCGTCCAGCGGTCGCCGTGAACGTCGGTGACGACGCCGCCGGCCGCTCGGACGAGCTGTACCCCTGCGACGGCGTCCCACGGGTTCGGCGGAATCGGCGTCGCCGCGCCGTCGAGCGCGCCCGACGCGACCAGCGACAGCGTGGCCTGCGCGGAGCCCAGCCGGCGGAGGTCGCCGAACCGCTCGCCGAGCCGAGCGATCGTATCGCCGTACTCGCCGCCCTCGGTGAACCCCCACCACATCGCGATCGCGACCGCGAACGCCGCCGGGTTCGAGCGCTCGCTGACCGCCATCGGCTCGCCGTTCATCCGGGCGGTCGACCGGTCGGCGACGTAGACGTCGTCGAGCGCGGGCAAGGCGTTCGCCGCGGCGATCGGCTCGCCGTCCTCGACGGCTGCGACGCTGGTCGCCCACACCTGGATCCCACGGACGTAGTTGGCGGTGCCGTCGATCGGATCGACGATCCACGCCGGCCCGTCCGCGGGCACGTCCTTTCTGGCGTCCTCTTCCTCGGCGACGATCGGCACGTCCGGCGTGGCGTCGCGCAGTTCGGTTAGTACCGTCCGCTGGGCCGCCCGGTCGGCCTGCGTGACGAGATCGGCCTCGTTCTCCTTCGTCTCGACGTCGAGTCGACCGCGGAACGTCTCGGCGGCCGTCTCGCCGCCTGCCCGTGCCGCGCGCTCTGCGACGCTCGCGGGATCGTCGATCTCCATGGGTCGAGTACCGCCGCCGCGGCAGTTAGGGGCGTCGATGCTCGGCCTCCGATCGCCGCCGCGCGGTTTCTCGGCTGCGCTACTTGCCGAACGACTACCTGTGTCGATGCTATTACAAGGATTGCAAACCACTCGACTACTAATGGAGGCCGTCCTGTGGTACGTGTTTACGGGTACTCGGGGCGGAGCGAACCGCGCGCGGATTCTCCGGGCGATCGACGATCGGCCTCGCAACGCCAACCAGCTCGCGGAGGACCTCGAACTGGACTACAAGACCGTTCGCCACCACCTCGACGTCCTGCAGGACAACGAGATCGCCGAGAAGAGCGGCGACGACTACGGCGCGATCTACCTGCCGACCGACCGGGTGCGCCACCACTGGGACACCGTCGAACAGATCCTCGAACAGGTGAACTAACTATGTACGAATTTGGGAAAGAGTATAACCGGACTGGATGGATAGAGGTGGACAGATGACGCTCTGGGTCGACGTGGTGCGCGTGGCAGTCCTCGCGAACGTAGCGCTGTTGCTGGTGCTTGGCTACGTCTGGGGACGGAACTACCTGCAGTTCCGATCGAAGCACACGCTGGGACTGCTGCTGTTCGCCGCGTTCCTGCTCACCCAGAACCTGCTGAACCTGTACTTCTATCTCGTCCATCCCGACCTCTCGCCCTGGTGGCACAGCGCGGCCGTGCCGCCGATCGTCTGGCGCGCCCAGATGCTGCTCCACGTCAGCCAGACGGTCGGCCTGGCGTTCCTGACGTGGGTCACCTGGGACTGAGCCTCGCTGTCCCGCCGGTCGCTCGTATCGTTCGCGCTCGTTTTTATATTCCGTTCGCTCGCCCCCCGATATCGATATCGCCGCATAGATGGACACTGTACGCGTTTTGGAACGGAATACGAACGAAATTGGGTGACAGTTCGGGAAACCGACTTTAAATACCTCTCCGACCGTCGGAGTATGCGGCAACGCATCACCGCGGCACTGATGATCGTCGTCGTGACGACCAGCGTCGGGCTGGTCGGCGCGGCGCCCGCAGCGGCGGGAGATACAGCAGCGGCAACCTCGAACCACGCGGCGTCGGTGACGTTCGCCGATCAGACGTCCGGCGGCACGACGGTCACCGTCGACGAGGTGACGCTCCCCGACGGCGGCTTCGTGACGATCCACGACAGCAGCCTCGCCGACGGCGAAACGCTCGGCAGCGTCGCCGGCACGAGCG
This is a stretch of genomic DNA from Natronoarchaeum mannanilyticum. It encodes these proteins:
- the tbsP gene encoding transcriptional regulator TbsP, yielding MNSNLLDRQLDDILRELLAESDDELFLVNPSREAIESFVDVATAFEDDRPLVRLLADERTLKDVMDDFIVASNTADLVDADVLELRTTESPPGNSLALTADAVVALVDAGSQVGGLVSDDDGFVESASDAYQSRWESADEYNLRTPPITRVRETLSEEISPEAEDDFSNILDSLETARGDGDGLDEVTISLLVAAKNEALLYDISKWGEDVGIASKATFSRTKTKLEDMGLIDTEKVPIDVGRPRLRLKLGDDRLTDADNGQLATTAQSILN
- a CDS encoding YcaO-like family protein gives rise to the protein MDVAIVGSGPAVDAVEAALGDVDVRARSASAGEIGAADVAVVCDLAGAETFERANEAALAGGTPWLSIEVGGVGGRGVDELDAAVAGYAPSTGCHDCLRARVAANAEDEPVEPSADRSAVRMAGAVAGRELVALLSGEESSLLGGVVEVPHSRREFLPVPDCECAETSPDRTLDRDYESLPVEDALTRAERALDERVGIVRSIGEIESFPAPYYLAQLAATDGFSDASAPAQAAGVDDDWNPAFMKALGEALERYGAAVYRTDDFENAPPGDLDDAVPPAAFVLPDGADADSAGSFPWIEGEELATGDAAKLPAEKAVFPPPERRFGPSITTGLGLGASTVQALLSGLYEVIERDATMLAWYSTFEPLELSVEDEGFDALARRAAGEGLSVTPLLVTQDVDVPVVAVAVHREGEWPRFAVGSDADLDPVAAARGALAEALQNWMELRSMGADEAADQSGAIGAYAEFPAEAEAFLDAGGPVPADSVGPDDPPTGTAELDAVVERASDAGLTPYGVRLTPRDLDRIGFEVVRALAPSAQPLFTGDPVFGERARSVPDDLGFEPRLDRRMHPYP
- a CDS encoding DUF63 family protein — translated: MDELSDRIDPARAWVAVAGAITSLFVLGSALFPGRVYDGFLWRYYWGPVVADGTRGEACAVRHNGETTFYDSVAQCQEAAGYAATPGYTTVSTVTYALVLVFMLVGVYFLIRRLDFDYSPATFYALVPFVFFGGALRVVEDVSVAVDPGSPVAISFPLSALFISPFIYFTVFLVTLVSVLGSIALAHRDVVERFQVPLAAAGTAALSITLAWLAYAIQVADVVEFNAVVPLVTLGGATLLAGATWLAIERFAPHVNRGTGYMGLVIIWGHLVDGIANVLSLDFGPELGLPAYAPKHVVNGFIHNVTPQIQPAWMTETIGGTWPFIFVKLGAAVFVVWVFDERIFEESPGYSLLLLVTVLAVGLGPGSRDFLRATLGI
- a CDS encoding inositol monophosphatase → MEIDDPASVAERAARAGGETAAETFRGRLDVETKENEADLVTQADRAAQRTVLTELRDATPDVPIVAEEEDARKDVPADGPAWIVDPIDGTANYVRGIQVWATSVAAVEDGEPIAAANALPALDDVYVADRSTARMNGEPMAVSERSNPAAFAVAIAMWWGFTEGGEYGDTIARLGERFGDLRRLGSAQATLSLVASGALDGAATPIPPNPWDAVAGVQLVRAAGGVVTDVHGDRWTVDSDGLIASNGRAHERLVEAVGADD
- a CDS encoding winged helix-turn-helix domain-containing protein, whose product is MEAVLWYVFTGTRGGANRARILRAIDDRPRNANQLAEDLELDYKTVRHHLDVLQDNEIAEKSGDDYGAIYLPTDRVRHHWDTVEQILEQVN